The following proteins come from a genomic window of Macrobrachium nipponense isolate FS-2020 chromosome 18, ASM1510439v2, whole genome shotgun sequence:
- the LOC135197169 gene encoding venom carboxylesterase-6-like, translated as MKHLSRWLIVTTLAVQGVCGQEKKEDTVTVQLKQGAITAMKETLSDGDSDRGNDRFYYSIKGIPYALAPVEGLRFRDPVPPTGWKGTRDGSVSPPKCPQLSPDAVKDGKFVVEGNEDCLYLNVYTPRPNISDLPVMVWIHGGAFISGGAEEYAPLALLSKDIVLVSIQYRLGTLGFFSTGDNVMPGNLGLKDQTLALDWVKNNIRRLGGDPSRITLIGQGSGAASAHFQILTPAAAGLFDKAILQSGSALSPWALRNDHQIVAHTVGLIYNCSGITEDPPTIESTRLLYCLQALSLDDLVPLPSFFTVWQNSPVVMVPRVDGMYLPDYPAVLLRDGKYNKVNLISGYTQHEGALAAMPLLLNKSMADAVIDDFQAVAPAMLYLENESSATQVAQNIYQFYLGNQKISLDLADQTVQMLSDASAKVTQDEVAALHSATGYVFAYELQHRGQNSIIDLYNSTTGKKWVSHADDLQYLFSESPYFPQLEKTDDKRVRDLITTLWTNFAATGFPTPNGSLGFAWVAVSPTCLRYLAITTYPFLANYDRDGILRFWQTLPLQRNVILHPERFSFRPPFFQVPPRFTSCFENPPMIVKGINRNSVYPNWQPFPGQQYRLQGLKKIQDKIEQIFDI; from the exons ATGAAGCACCTCTCAAGATGGCTGATTGTCACCACATTGGCAGTACAGGGCGTTTGTGGTCAGGAGAAGAAGGAAGACACCGTGACAGTACAGCTGAAGCAAGGAGCTATTACAGCCATGAAAGAAACCCTCAGTGATGGAGACAGTGACAGAGGCAATGATCGATTCTATTACAGTATCAAAGGCATTCCCTATGCCCTGGCCCCTGTTGAGGGTTTGAGGTTCAGG GATCCTGTCCCTCCCACAGGCTGGAAAGGGACGAGAGACGGGAGTGTCTCCCCACCCAAGTGTCCTCAGTTGAGTCCTGATGCTGTGAAGGATGGAAAGTTTGTTGTGGAGGGGAACGAAGATTGTCTTTATCTTAATGTGTATACACCAAGG CCAAACATTTCTGATTTACCTGTCATGGTGTGGATCCATGGGGGTGCCTTCATTTCTGGCGGAGCAGAAGAGTATGCCCCCCTGGCTCTACTGAGCAAAGATATAGTCTTGGTATCAATACAGTACCGACTGGGAACGTTAG GATTCTTCTCAACTGGAGATAATGTCATGCCAGGGAATCTGGGACTCAAAGACCAAACGTTAGCCCTTGATTGGGTGAAAAACAACATTAGAAGACTTGGAGGTGATCCTTCCAGGATTACTCTTATTGGACAAGGTTCTGGCGCAGCCTCTGCCCACTTTCAGATCCtcacaccagcagcagcag GCTTGTTTGATAAAGCAATTTTACAGTCAGGCTCAGCATTAAGTCCATGGGCACTGCGCAATGACCATCAAATAGTGGCCCATACTGTAGGTTTGATATACAACTGTTCTGGAATAACTGAGGACCCTCCTACTATAGAGTCAACAAGACTTTTATACTGTCTTCAGGCATTGTCTTTAGATGATCTAGTTCCTCTACCATCTTTTTTCACA GTATGGCAAAATTCTCCAGTTGTTATGGTACCAAGAGTAGATGGAATGTATCTACCTGACTATCCTGCAGTACTTTTGAGAGATGGAAAATATAACAAAGTGAACCTGATATCAGGCTATACTCAGCATGAAGGAGCACTTGCTGCCATGC CTTTATTGCTTAACAAATCCATGGCTGATGCTGTAATTGATGACTTCCAAGCAGTTGCTCCTGCAATGTTGTATCTTGAAAATGAGAGCTCTGCTACACAAGTTGCTCAGAACATTTACCAGTTCTATCTGGGAAACCAGAAGATATCTTTGGACTTGGCAGATCAAACTGTTCAG ATGCTGAGTGATGCAAGTGCAAAAGTAACTCAAGATGAGGTTGCTGCGCTACATTCGGCCACTGGCTATGTCTTTGCCTATGAACTTCAGCATAGAGGTCAAAATAGCATAATAGATCTTTACAATTCCACCACTGGGAAAAAAT GGGTAAGCCATGCAGATGATCTCCAATACTTATTCAGTGAAAGTCCATACTTCCCTCAGCTTGAGAAAACAGATGACAAACGTGTGCGTGATTTAATTACAACCCTGTGGACCAACTTTGCCGCAACTGG ATTCCCAACACCAAATGGGTCATTGGGCTTTGCTTGGGTGGCTGTAAGTCCGACGTGTCTTAGATATTTGGCCATTACAACATATCCTTTCCTTGCAAATTATGACAGAGATGGG atcctgAGGTTTTGGCAAACCCTCCCTCTCCAAAGAAACGTAATCCTTCATCCTGAAAGATTTTCCTTCAGGCCTCCATTTTTCCAAGTTCCTCCAAGATTCACTTCATGCTTTGAAAATCCGCCAATGATTGTAAAAGGAATAAATAGGAACAGCGTATATCCCAATTGGCAGCCATTTCCAGGACAGCAGTACCGCTTGCAAGGACTTAAAAAGATTCAAGATAAAATAGAGCAAATTTTTGATATTTAA